A genomic region of Miscanthus floridulus cultivar M001 chromosome 3, ASM1932011v1, whole genome shotgun sequence contains the following coding sequences:
- the LOC136545193 gene encoding uncharacterized protein, producing the protein MVFLQRSRPINPRKRPSPPLEPEPEPPRAADPDASSDVDAAAALLADAGCTLLVPPHQPPSLSSPHTFAARLSRKLSAGGDASSPSAPARRLLEGLAAFAASSPARLRQLLLPTAPHAQSLARALLSVPALQPGLLALLLEKLPEHFDDGGDGLPLQDDVGRLIVSQFRWLDFLVDADAFVDKLVEVLSVAPPRLKKEIIGSLPEIVGDQSHAAVVAALEKLLQEDSEIVVAVLDVLSDLNLNEELQEQAVTVAISCIRTIAPDQMPHLLRFLLLSATPVNAGRIILQIREQLKFVGVVDPRAARNKKLKGKASAKSTDGAILDTLRSGLRFKNMLCEAFLKELKSVDHPRDHKVIDVWLIMLIYANGGALQKSAEKILKSKILQECIRETLFDQCIHGNTELVKEHFMSYLSVSNYLLACKEEKAREFAAYLFIALFEEFIDTYSRQELVGSLVAHIGSGVSYEVSSALDIMISLTSNNSEELIPISSHITGILDYLESFHEDNLRKVYDIFCRLALAAGFNTGSGGSKVANELLMVVRKQVGNPDMKYRRMGIIGVLRIVSTIASTDVNAVVNCSSSQQPNCEEALELLKMSVNSCKFVTLPLIFLYDELAALLDSKVIHSSIHEWVGEHAAELFETPFLADLENGEVLEKCVCDDIEGELWMKLDGNISPVCVNIMPLASTAPQKSQSCLQILMSQFSLLTTIERLVNEGSLGGINALLGCPLHLPSTKHLDGAKWGNLSGLQKKTVCYSLYYAINWIRELLNAFGTQVESRVDNVSQKARDETAVKLMKRVRNLILLEGLLNAFLKNYPLSLPELRYLGDCSGSTSTSKFNIPKNMREQSITGASSKRQKGCKGKASEKMNPDDKLKQPTILDTFKRAGVTVSQATNKASSQPLSSGMMSKDIAQDANDPGELGLIDLMAAPIKLDMQRFKFRTLHTTCLSLLNYSECQDSSSYLETELPTYLYLLRDLHNKLDNLNPSTKTFLSTSQAKYTRTHCHKSTQEFLDKIQPLFLVLRRHLDGAVSMIKDVSESCPDNWSSHSSSAGNPDIPYVVVSKSSIVTAVCKEILGCYRKLLAIPDLLNQPNMSILKQLLQTLQPTENFDDVLSEFQPSLAPCNVDYLYCGACKMLEDIMDPVSLFSYLLSSDVLITIQSIVNSVVVLLEKSGEPNGKNIHMGCSKAIIPFLRKRLGYSAHKLLSADFPSEDAEKGWQSKGDLIQKILQIYLRNSDSTSDLLAEILPKEPSLKTKDTQDVSYGFPTLCSSTIPSWYRVLHEENTGSLNKTIKQALKARASPERGSVDTILQEIQKSVEAFVSLIGLCKAHEKVSMHAMAVKHGGKFIDTFLKAFSFLETHFEQHNGTIVKMLRLLQKATRIIQSICSDAKGNKRTMITSKVPPAKRSMERFLFQVKALLHNCSTEKEFQMGNLKHKDLQGHVVSSQAYGSVDEEDEEQMETDSEAPDEENDNDNAMDEDAVEGSNETPMEEEEE; encoded by the exons ATGGTGTTCCTGCAGCGCAGCCGCCCCATCAACCCCCGCAAGCGCCCGTCCCCGCCGCTcgagcccgagcccgagcccCCCAGGGCCGCCGACCCCGACGCTTCCTCCGACgtcgacgcggcggcggcgctgctcgccGACGCGGGCTGCACGCTCCTCGTCCCGCCGCACCAGCCCCCGTCCCTCTCCTCGCCGCACACGTTCGCGGCCCGCCTCTCGCGCAAGCTCTCCGCGGGCGGGGACGCTTCCTCCCCTTCGGCCCCCGCGCGGCGCCTCCTCGAGGGCCTCGCCGCCTTCGCGGCCTCCTCCCCTGCGCGGCTCCGCCAGCTGCTCCTCCCGACGGCGCCGCACGCGCAGAGCCTCGCGCGGGCTCTCCTCTCCGTCCCCGCGCTCCAGCCGGGCCTACTCGCGCTGCTCCTCGAGAAGCTGCCCGAGCACTTCGACGATGGCGGCGACGGATTGCCGCTGCAGGACGACGTGGGGAGGCTCATCGTGTCGCAGTTCCGCTGGCTGGATTTCCTCGTCGATGCCGACGCCTTCGTTGACAAGCTCGTGGAGGTGCTCTCCGTGGCCCCGCCCCGCCTGAAGAAGGAGATCATCGGCTCGCTCCCGGAGATTGTTGGCGACCAGAGCCACGCCGCCGTGGTTGCTGCGCTCGAGAAGCTCCTGCAGGAGGACTCCGAGATCGTGGTCGCTGTGCTTGATGTGCTGTCGGATCTTAACCTCAACGAGGAATTGCAGGAGCAG GCAGTGACTGTTGCGATATCATGCATCCGGACAATTGCTCCAGACCAGATGCCTCATTTGCTCAGGTTCTTGCTTTTGTCGGCTACGCCAGTCAATGCTGGGAGGATTATATTGCAGATACGTGAGCAGCTCAAGTTTGTTGGTGTGGTGGATCCACGGGCTGCACGAAATAAGAAGCTTAAAGGGAAGGCATCGGCTAAAAGCACTGATGGGGCAATACTTGATACACTGAGATCAGGCCTGCGGTTTAAGAAT ATGctttgtgaggctttcttgaagGAGCTGAAGTCAGTTGACCACCCGAGGGATCACAAAGTGATTGATGTTTGGCTCATCATGCTTATCTATGCCAATGGTGGTGCTCTACAGAAGAGTGCAGAGAAAATATTGAAGTCCAAGATCTTACAGGAGTGCATAAGAGAGACGCTGTTTGATCAATGCATTCATGGAAACACTGAACTGGTGAAG GAACATTTCATGTCATACCTCTCAGTTAGCAATTACTTGTTGGCTTGCAAGGAAGAGAAAGCTAGAGAGTTTGCGGCTTATTTGTTCATAGCACTATTTGAAGAGTTCATTGATACATATTCCAGGCAAGAG CTTGTGGGTTCATTGGTCGCTCATATAGGTTCTGGTGTTAGCTATGAAGTTTCATCTGCTCTGGATATCATGATTTCTCTAACATCCAACAATTCGGAGGAACTGATTCCTATATCTTCACATATAACTG GAATATTGGATTACTTGGAGAGTTTTCATGAAGATAATCTTCGGAAG GTTTACGATATCTTCTGTCGTTTGGCACTGGCTGCTGGCTTCAATACTGGTTCAGGTGGCTCTAAAGTAGCTAATGAGCTTCTAATGGTGGTGAGAAAGCAG GTTGGTAATCCAGACATGAAGTATAGACGGATGGGAATAATTGGGGTTTTAAGGATAGTTTCTACTATCGCTTCCACTGATGTCAATGCTGTTGTGAACTGTTCATCATCTCAG CAACCAAATTGTGAGGAGGCCCTGGAATTGCTGAAGATGTCTGTTAACTCATGCAAATTTGTGACATTACCCTTGATTTTTCTATATGATGAATTAGCTGCTTTGCTGGATAGCAAAGTTATTCACTCTTCAATTCATGAGTG GGTAGGAGAGCATGCTGCAGAATTATTTGAGACACCTTTTCTTGCTGATCTAGAAAATGGCGAAGTACTGGAGAAATGTGTATGTGATGACATAGAAG GAGAATTATGGATGAAGTTGGATGGAAATATCTCTCCAGTATGTGTAAATATTATGCCTCTAGCCTCCACTGCTCCCCAAAA ATCTCAATCCTGCTTGCAGATCCTTATGTCCCAATTTTCACTTTTAACAACA ATTGAGCGTTTAGTAAATGAAGGCTCACTTGGTGGAATAAATGCACTACTTGGCTGTCCTTTGCACCTTCCCTCTACCAAG CACTTGGATGGAGCTAAATGGGGAAACTTGTCAGGATTGCAGAAAAAAACAGTGTGCTATTCCCTGTACTATGCAATAAACTGGATCAGGGAGTTG CTCAATGCTTTCGGCACACAAGTTGAAAGTAGGGTTGATAATGTTTCACAGAAAGCAAGGGATGAGACAGCAGTAAAACTTATGAAGCGTGTAAGAAATCTGAT ATTACTTGAAGGCTTGCTGAATGCATTTCTCAAAAATTATCCATTATCTCTGCCTGAGCTGCGATATCTTGGGGATTGTTCTGGATCAACAAGCACCAGCAAATTCAACATTCCAAAGAACATGAGAGAACAGAGCATAACTGGTGCTTCCAGCAAAAGACAGAAGGGTTGCAAGGGCAAAGCCTCAGAAAAAATGAATCCTGATGATAAACTCAAGCAACCTACAATATTGGATACTTTCAAAAGAGCAGGAGTAACAGTCAGTCAAGCGACAAACAAAGCTTCTTCACAACCATTGTCAAGTGGAATGATGTCAAAGGATATTGCACAAGATGCTAATGATCCTGGTGAACTTGGGCTTATAGATTTAATGGCAGCACCAATTAAACTGGATATGCAAAGATTCAAATTCAGAACTCTCCATACAACATGCTTGTCTTTGTTGAACTACTCAGAG TGTCAAGATTCATCTTCTTACCTTGAAACTGAG CTACCAACATATCTATATCTTCTCCGTGATCTGCATAACAAATTAGATAATCTAAATCCTTCAACCAAGACTTTTCTTAGTACTTCTCAAGCAAAATATACTCGTACTCACTGCCATAAGAGCACACAAGAATTTCTTGACAAAATCCAGCCTCTATTCTTAGTTTTAAGGAGGCATCTGGATGGAGCAGTTTCAATGATCAAAGATG TATCAGAGAGCTGCCCAGATAACTGGAGTTCACATTCATCTTCTGCTGGCAACCCAGACATACCATATGTGGTGGTCTCCAAATCATCAATTGTGACTGCTGTATGCAAGGAGATTCTTGGCTGCTACAGGAAG TTACTTGCCATTCCTGATCTGTTGAATCAACCAAACATGTCAATTCTGAAGCAACTTTTGCAGACTTTGCAGCCAACTGAAAATTTTGATGATGTTCTTTCTGAGTTCCAACCATCTCTTGCTCCTTGCAATGTTGATTACCTATATTGTGGAGCATGTAAAATGTTGGAGGATATTATGGATCCAG TGTCCTTGTTCTCATACCTTTTGTCTTCTGATGTGTTAATTACTATACAATCAATTGTAAATTCTGTTGTTGTATTGTTGGAAAAATCTGGGGAACCAAATGGGAAAAATATACACATGGGATGCTCCAAAGCGATCATTCCCTTTCTGCGAAAGCGTCTTGGATACTCAGCTCATAAGCTGCTAAGCGCTGATTTCCCTAGCGAAGATGCTGAAAAAGGATGGCAGAGTAAA GGTGATCTTATACAGAAGATATTGCAAATATACCTCAGGAATAGTGACTCTACTTCAGATCTACTTGCTGAGATATTGCCTAAG GAACCTTCGCTCAAAACAAAAGATACCCAAGATGTATCGTATGGTTTTCCAACATTGTGTTCCTCCACTATTCCCTCTTGGTACCGTGTGCTT CATGAGGAGAACACTGGGAGTTTAAACAAGACG ATCAAACAAGCACTGAAGGCTAGAGCATCACCTGAAAGAGGATCAGTTGATACTATTCTGCAAGAAATTCAGAAATCAGTGGAGGCATTTGTCTCTCTAATAGGATTGTGCAAGGCTCACGAAAAG GTTTCTATGCATGCAATGGCAGTTAAACATGGGGGGAAGTTTATCGACACATTTCTGAAAG CCTTCAGCTTTCTAGAGACACATTTCGAGCAACATAATGGCACCATAGTCAAAATG CTAAGACTACTTCAGAAAGCGACAAGAATAATCCAATCCATATGTTCAGATGCTAAG GGTAACAAGCGGACAATGATCACAAGCAAAGTACCTCCTGCAAAGAGATC